The Streptomyces capitiformicae genome contains the following window.
TCTGCTCGGCGGAGACCTTAGACGCCTCCAGCCTCACTTTCCAGTCGGGCGGATCGTTCTCCGCCGGCTGGAAGCGGATGATCGCCACCCGCTGTCCCGTCGGGGCCACGACGTCCCGATAGGGGGCGTACAACTCCTTGGCCTGACGCAGTACGTCACGCCCCGACACATGTTCGGTCACTCGTCACCTCACCCCCGCGTCGCTTCGTGGTCGATGCGGGCGAGTACCTGCGGGACGGGTTCGAGCTTGTGACCGATGAGTTCCTCGACGTCCTGGGCGGTGAAGGTGCGGTCGCCCTGGAGGTCGTCGCTGTGCCCTTCGGGGCCCGCCGTGAGAGTGATCTGAGTGAAGGACTCGGGCCCGGTGGGGTCGTGGTACGAGAACTCGCCGAAGTGGGCGATCCAGAACACCTCTACCGGCTCGGTGCCGAATGCCCGGCGCAGGACGGGCAGTACGGCGTCCGCGACGCTGCCGAAGTCGTCGGTGATGCCCCGGTCGTCCGGGTTGCTCGCCAGTTCGGACACGATTGCGACCACCCGGCCGGTGGCAGGGGAGTGCACCGCCCGCACCAGCGTGTGCGCCCGGCCGGCTCGTCGGTGGCGCCAGTCGACGACGTCTTCCCAGTACTGACTCCTGCTCGGACTCATGAGTGCTCCTTTTTGCGATTGGTCAGCGGTGCGGACCCTGATTTTTTGGCTGGTTCGGAAGACGAGGGGGCGCCGTGGGCTGGTGCGCGGCGGGGGAAGCAGGAGTGGCCGTACCGCTGACTGAGCGGAGCCTGCTGGCAGCGGAGATTCGTACGGTGCTGTCTCCCATCCGGAAGGCCTGGGCTTGGGCCGGAAGTGCCTGAGCCCCGGCTGGCGGGGAGGGATTGCCTCCCACTTGCCTGAAATCGCCTCGATCGGAGGTGATAAGGCCAGTGGCGAGCCCGCGGTCGGCCAGTTTTTCGGCATTGTCCCGTCCGATGGAGTATCCGCGACCCGAACTGCTCTGTGCGTACAGATCCTTGATCATTCCCTCTGGTGCCATACGGCCGCCATACTTGTCCCGTCCAGCGTCGAACTCCTTGCGCCCGGCCTCCCAGCGAGCGGCGTTCTGCGCCAGGCACTGTTCCAGCGGGACCTCGACGGAGAGGACAACACGTTTTTCGTAGCCCTCCCGCTGAAGGTCGGTGAGGAGGCGGGAGTTCTTGTCGAGGTTCTTGAGGGTGGCGTCGTAGAGAAGGTTGTAGCCCTCACCGCGCGCCCAGATTTCGAACTGGTCCTGGAGGAAGGCCGATTCGCGGTGTATCAGTGAGGCCATCTCCGAGGGGGACAGCTGGCGGCCTTCGGGAAGGCGCATCTGACCGGAGTCGAGTTGTGGCAGGCCCCCATGCTCGAAGATGGCGACCTTGAACTGATCCGGATCCAGTGCGACGTAGCTGTTCAGATCCACGCCGTGGACCCGCATCAGCTCCCGGCCCAGCTCGGAGTCCTGACCCTGCCATTGCGAGAGGTTGGCCTGCGCGCCGCCCTTGCCTGCGCCCGGCGCTCCGGCCGTCAGCAGCGCCGCGTGGCCGTCGCGTGGGAGCCCTTGGCATCTGTCCTTGAACTGCTCCAGCACAGCGAGGTGCAGCCGCTCGCGCTCCGGCTCCCACAGCTCACCCCGGGCGAAGCGGCTGAAGGTGTCCTGGGGGCCGGGTGACAGGTCGCCCCCGGAACCCATACGGCGTTGCAGCTCGCCATAGAGAGCCTTGTATCCGTGGTCTGTCATGCGTCGCGTGAGGTGCGTCGGCGGTGGATCTCCTCCACGTCCTCACGTGTGAGCCGTCCCAGGAGGCGCTCTCCGGCCACGACGGACAGCGTGTTGTCCTGGTGGCTGGGCTCGGGATGAGCCTCGTCCCAGTCCTCCACCTCGAAGCGCCAGGACGCAACGGTGTCCAGCATTTCCTCACGGGGAATCTCACCTGCGGCGTACCGCCTGATGTAGTCGCGAAGTGATGGTTCGTTGGTCATGAGCGCATTCCTTCCGATTCTTCGTCAGCTGCCGCAGCACGTCCGGTCATATGATCTTGTCCTATCAGAGTCCTGCATCTTGTGCGGTTCGGTATCAGCGCTCCTGTCGAACGGAAATGCGCAGACCGGCGCCGTTCTCCCGCAAGGTGAACACCGCTCCCTCCTTCAGTACCGCCGCCGGGAGCTGTGTCCCCTCGGACAGGGCCTTCGGCGAATTGGTGTTCACGTTCAGCTCGATCGCGGACTTGCCGCCGTTGTCGGCGTCGGTCTCTCCGTACATGGTGCCGTCGTCCGTGAGGGCGCGGATGTTGATGGTCCGCCGGGTGCCGTCGCCGACCAGGCAGAGTCCCTTGCCCGCCTTGACGTCGAAGACGACGGAATCAAGCGCGAGATAGCGGCCGTTGGGGGAGGTCACGGCAGCGGTGACGTTGTCCGTGCCCTCCTCGCCGCATGCCATACTGGCCAGCAGTCGGCCGCTGTGCAGGTCGTGGGCCGACCAGAGCCGGGTGTCCGAGCCGTCTGCTGACTTCCAGGTGGCAAGGAACATGCCGCTGTCGACCCCGGCGAAGGTTCCGCTTACGTACCCGCCGACGGAGGTCTTCCCCGGGTCGGCTGCCTCGGGCGCGATGTCCTGGGAGGCCCAACTGCCTTTGACACCGAAGCCGCCCAGGTTGTTGGTGCCCACGGCACCCTTCGGAGTGGCGGCCACTACATCTCCGTACACACACGCCGAGGGGCACTGGGGGACCAGCTTGCTCGGATCGTCGTACTCCGTGACTTTGCCTGTTGTGACGTCGACGGTGGCGCCGAGGTGTCGGGAGGGTTCGTGCCAGGAGACCACCAGACCGGCGTCGCCTCCACTGTCGTAGACCTTGACCGTGAACGCACTGACGGTGCTGACGGGCACGGAGACTCGGCGCAGCGGGGCGACGGACGAACCGGAACCGTCCATCGCGTAGAGGTCGACCTGCACGACTTCCTGGCTCTTGGCGAGAGCATCTCCCGCCTGCTCGCCGTGTGACCAGGCGGCAACATAGGTGCGGCCTCCCTGCCGAACGACGGTCACCTGCGGGATTTCAAGCTCGTCCTCGTAGTACCCCAGGTTCGGCTCGTCAGTTATCGGTGTCGGCACCTGATACCGGGCGCCCGTCCACCGCACCTTGCCTGTGGCACCGTCACGTGCCTGGACCGCGTATCCGTCATCGGACCGGAGGATGTACGCGACCGTCTCCCCGTCTGTAGTCACAGGCATCTGTGACTTGGTGTTCTCCGGAACCCAGCCGATTTCCTGGTCCCGAGCAGCACCCCTGCCAGGGCCACGACCACGGCTGCCTTCGTCCTGCTCATCTTCTGTTCCTTCTCGTAACAGTGGTGTCCTCGACAGCCTCAGTCGTCTCGGACGACCTCATGTCCTGCCAGTGCATCCGGTGGTGTCCAGCACACCCGGCGGCACTCGGGAATATCGGCCGTCCCTACAGGGCTCATTTGATCTTGTTTTGCCAGAGGCCCGTATCCAGCGCGGCCAGGCTCAACGCTTCTGTCGAACGGAGATGCGCAAACCCAGGCCGTTCTCCCGCTGGACGAACAGGGCCCCGTCCGCCGTGATCCCGGCCGGGAGGAGCGTGCCCTCGGGTAGGACCGTCGGCGAGTTGGCGCTCACCTTCAGTTCGACCACGGGCTTGGTGTCGGCGTCGGTCGTCCCATAGACGGTGCCGTCGTCGTCGATGGCGTTGATGCCGATGGCCCGGCGGGTGCCCTCCTCGCCCAGGCAGACTCCCTCCCCCGTCTTGGTGTCGAGGACGACCGAACCGTGGGCGAGATAGGCGCCGTTCGGGGATGCCGTGACCGGGGCGTATTTATCGGCGGATGCGTCATCGTTCACGCATGACGTGCTCGCCAACAGGCGGCCGCTCTCCAGATCGTGTGCGGACCAGATGGTGGCATCCGAGTCGGCCGACCGCCACTCCGCGACGAACTTGCCGTCCTGAACGCCGACCAGTTTGCCGTTCTGTTCACCGCCGAGGAAGGTCTCGCCCGCCTCAGCGCCCTCTGGTGCGAAGTCCACACTGACCCATCCGCCCGGCACGCCGAATCCGCCCCGCGGTCCGTTTACCACGGGGCCTTTCGAGGTGAGGGCGGCAACTGTGCCGCTCGAACAGATGAGTTCGGCACAGTCGAACTCGTCCTCCACACTGTCGTACTGCGTGAACTTGCCGGTCGTGAGGTCAATGTTCACGCGGTAGGGACCAGCGACGTCCCACATGAGCATCAGCCCAGTTCCGCCGTCCCGGACCAGGTTGGACTGCGGGCTCTCTTCGACGGGTACGGAGACGCGGTGCAGCGGGGCGACAGAGTCGCCGGAGGCGTCCGCCGCGTAGATGTCGACCTGCGTGACTTCCTCGCTCTTGGCGAGGGCATCGCCCGCCGTGTCTCCGGTCGCCCAGGCGACGATGTAGCTGCGGCCGCCCTGCTGGACGGTGGTTATGCGGGGGCCGCTCATGCCCCATCTGTCGTAGTCCACCGTCGGGATCTGATACGGCTTACCTGTCCAGCGCACCTTGCCTGTGGCGGCGTCGCGCGCCTGGACCGCGTACCCGTCACCGGACTGGATTATGTACGCGACCGTTTTCCCGTCCGTTGTCACCGGGTCCGCGTTGGTGTCCTCCGTGACCCAGTCGATCTCGTGGTCCCAGCCCTTAGTGGAGTCGTATGCGGAGGGCACAGCGAGCTCTGCGAGGGAGACGCTCTCACCGGACTTCTTGTCTTCCTTGCCGGCCTCGGGGCCGTTGCCGCCGTCCGATCCGCATCCGGTGAGCAGTAGCCCGGCCAGGGCCGTCGCCGCCACGGCCGCCTTCGTCCTGCGCATGTGTTGTTCCTCCAACTGGGCGTTACGCGTGCGTCTTCCGTGTTCTCGGCGTTCTCGTCCGCTGTACTGATCAGCCGTCGTACGCCTCGACCACCGGCCCCGCCTTCGCTCGATGGCTGCCCTGCTTGCAGCCCGCGAACGGGCCGGTCGGAGAACGCAGTTCGGTCATGACCGGGCCGAGGTGGTCCCGGTGCCAGACGGCGGGGCCCGAGGCGCCGGCCGACGGGTCGGTGCACTCCTGCCACGCCAGCCACAGCCCGTGCAGCCGGGCAACCGCCTCCAAGTGCTCCCACCAGCGAGGGCACCAGGGCTGCTGGGAGGTGACCTCGCGGCCGTAGACGGGCAGAAGGAGGTCGGAGACCCACAGGGCCAGGTTGCGCATCTCCTCGGCGTAGTCCTCGCCGTCCAAGTAAAGGATGAACAGCGGTGCTTCGGCTTGTTCCTGAGCGGTGGTCACTGGAAGGCCTTCTCTGCGGCGCGGGCGGTGATGGCCTTCACTTCGGCCTGGGCGGCGGCCTGGATGCGGTCGGCACCCGGTTCGGCGTACCAGGGGCGGAGCCTGACCATGGCGGGCTTGATGCCTGTGGCCAGGAGCAGTGCCGTGCCCTTGGGGAGTGCGCGGATGCGGTCGGCGGGCAGGATGCGTTCCAGGCGGTAGGAGGTGGAGCGGGAGCGGCCGTCCTTGCTCTTGGAGTAGCTGATCGTCGACACGTCGTGCTCACCGACCAGCCGGGACACCTTCTCCACGAAGTCGGCGTCGTCCAAGCCCGCGCCCAGCAGTTTGATCGTGGCCGCGCCCCACAGGGCGTCCATCCCGGCCTCGCCCCAGACCCGTACCCCCTGCCGGTAACTCTGCAGCAAGGTCACGATGTTGATGCCTCGGGAGCCCAGGTGGGAGTAGAGGTCGGGCAGGTCGGAGATGCGGCAGACGTTGGCGGCCTCGTCGAGGATCGCCGTCATGGGTGGGTCGAGACGGCCGCCCATGCGTTCGGCGGCTACGACACCCGCGCGTAGCACCGAGTCGGCGGCCGCCGCGATGACACCCGCGGCCGAGCCACCGCCGTCCTTCGACAGCAGATAGAGGGTGTCCTGGGAGAGCGCATGCTGCTCCGGGACGAACTGCGGCATCTGGGGGTCGGGGGTCACCCAGGCCGCGATGGCCGGGTCCAACAGGCAGGCCGCGCACTGCCTTGCTGTCTCGTAGATGCCGTCCCGAGTCTCCACGGCGCCCTGGATCGTGCCCTGCAACTGGTCGGCGAGTGCTGGCATCGCCGCGTCACGGAGCAGGTCGATGGGGGTGCGGTCGGCGGGGTCGGCGAGCCAGGTCAGTACCTCGTCGATCTGCCGGCCGCCCCGGTTGGCCGCGTGGAACAGGGCCGTGAGGGTGTTCTGTGCCGCCGAGATCCAGAAGTCGCGCTTCGAGGCGTCGTCGTTGACCGCGCCGACGAAGTGACCGGCGAGGCGACGGGCGCCCTCGATGGTCGCGGCGTCGGCGAGCATGTCCCACCACATCCCGCGCGGCGTATGCGCGATGCCCTGCGGGTCGAACACCCAGACCCGGCCGGCACGTTCGCGTTCC
Protein-coding sequences here:
- a CDS encoding zeta toxin family protein, translated to MTDHGYKALYGELQRRMGSGGDLSPGPQDTFSRFARGELWEPERERLHLAVLEQFKDRCQGLPRDGHAALLTAGAPGAGKGGAQANLSQWQGQDSELGRELMRVHGVDLNSYVALDPDQFKVAIFEHGGLPQLDSGQMRLPEGRQLSPSEMASLIHRESAFLQDQFEIWARGEGYNLLYDATLKNLDKNSRLLTDLQREGYEKRVVLSVEVPLEQCLAQNAARWEAGRKEFDAGRDKYGGRMAPEGMIKDLYAQSSSGRGYSIGRDNAEKLADRGLATGLITSDRGDFRQVGGNPSPPAGAQALPAQAQAFRMGDSTVRISAASRLRSVSGTATPASPAAHQPTAPPRLPNQPKNQGPHR
- a CDS encoding DUF4913 domain-containing protein → MTTAQEQAEAPLFILYLDGEDYAEEMRNLALWVSDLLLPVYGREVTSQQPWCPRWWEHLEAVARLHGLWLAWQECTDPSAGASGPAVWHRDHLGPVMTELRSPTGPFAGCKQGSHRAKAGPVVEAYDG
- a CDS encoding type IV secretory system conjugative DNA transfer family protein, which codes for MSTRPARKGHSAGDDLLPWIIPGVAVLVGGAFTGAWLGGTLGAAVSGAGWNPPPFSLETLATLVKDGPQELWPTASSGAVTAGIATVFGVFVALVITLIVLVRGRVKRPDGLAGRKELAGMLPKGAAERARALRPSLAGTTKLDPDQTGNLLGNLEPNGPELRSSYEDVELDLMAPRAGKSTGIAVPRVLRAQGSVLLTSNKADVYSVTRAERERAGRVWVFDPQGIAHTPRGMWWDMLADAATIEGARRLAGHFVGAVNDDASKRDFWISAAQNTLTALFHAANRGGRQIDEVLTWLADPADRTPIDLLRDAAMPALADQLQGTIQGAVETRDGIYETARQCAACLLDPAIAAWVTPDPQMPQFVPEQHALSQDTLYLLSKDGGGSAAGVIAAAADSVLRAGVVAAERMGGRLDPPMTAILDEAANVCRISDLPDLYSHLGSRGINIVTLLQSYRQGVRVWGEAGMDALWGAATIKLLGAGLDDADFVEKVSRLVGEHDVSTISYSKSKDGRSRSTSYRLERILPADRIRALPKGTALLLATGIKPAMVRLRPWYAEPGADRIQAAAQAEVKAITARAAEKAFQ